In Geotalea uraniireducens, the genomic window GTCGGTACCCGCCCCGATTGCCTCCCGCCTCCTGTCCTCGATCTGCTGGCAGAATACCACCAGCGCACCTATTTCTGGCTCGAACTGGGTCTCCAATCCCCGCTCGACCGTACCCTCGACCTGTTACGACGCGGCCACGACTTTGCCGCCTTCGAGCGGGCGGTAACTGAATGCGCAACCCGCGGCCTGCGGCTGTGCGCCCATGTCATCCTCGGGCTGCCGGGTGAGAGCCGGGCCGAGATGTTGGAAACGGCGGCGGTGCTCAATCGCTGTGGGGTCCAGGGGGTGAAGATCCATCTGCTTCATGTGATGCGGGATACAGCGCTGGCTGAGATGTACAATGCCGGGCGGGTGATACTTCTCGACCGGGACGAGTATGTTGGCCTGGTCTGCGATTTTCTGGAACGGCTCGACCCGCGGATCGTCGTCCAGCGGCTGACCGGCGACGGCCATCGTGACTATCTGCTGGCTCCTCTCTGGTCGCTGCAGAAGTTCGAGGTGCTCAATGCCATTGACGGTGAGTTGGTGCGGCGTGGGACGCGGCAGGGCAGCCGCTGGACCGGGCTAGGGGAAGAGGGGGGGCGTTAGAAAGGGTAGCCGAGGCCGACGAAAACCGCCGGGCCGTCCTTGCCGATGCCGATATCGACGCGGCCGACGATGTTGGGCCGAACCACGGCCCGGAAGCCGAGGCCGGGATTGAACTCGAAGCTGTTGGTCTTCGCCTTGTCAAGCGATTCCATAACCGCGCCGAGATCGATGAACGGCGCCAGTTCCCAGTCGGTATTGACGTTGAAGACGCTCCAGCGGAACAGTCTGATCCGCTCCTCCAGATTGCAGAGCAGGTAGCTGCTGTCGATGAACCGGTTCCGTCCGTAGCCGCGCAGTGTCGTTTCGCCGCCGAGGATGCTCCGTTCCAGGAAGGGGACATCGTTGCCGAGGGTCTGGTTGTAGGCGAGCCGGCCGACACTGATGTAGCGCGCCTTGCCCAGGGGGAAATACCCCTTCGTTTCTACCTCGTAATGGCGATAGCCGGCGCTGCTGCCGAGAAACTTGCCGCTCCCTTCGATGGAGGCCCTGGCGTACAGGCCGCGGGTCGGCATATCGCGGGAATCGAGTGTGCTGTAGACCAGACCGATCTTCTGGGCATGGGCGGTGAATCCGTCAATACCCGGCACTTCCGCCACGGTGAACCGGTCAGCCGTATAGGGCAGATTTTCGACGGCGCCGGGGCGAATGCGTACCTTGCGAAAACGTTCTCCCACCACCAGCTGGATATGGGGCCAGATTTCGTAACCGGCCGAAAGGGTAAAACCGTATTCCTTGTCGGCGTAGTTGGTCTCGTCATCTTTGGAGCTGTCCGACTGAAAACCGAAGAATCGTGCCGATCCGTCACTGAAATCGTAAATGAAGGCGTTGGTTTCCAGCTTTTTGTCGAAGAAGGTCTTGTCACGGAGCCGCAGTTCGTAGTCCTCATTGACGCGGGTCGATTTGGAGAGGTTTGTCTCCCAGTTGCGGTCAGGAGAAGGGAAAAAGGCTCCGTAGAAAGTGAAGGTCGTGCCGAAGTTCTGATTGTAGTTGATCTGGGGCGCGATCAGCGTACTGACCTCGTCCTTGGCGTTATGGATGAGAAAAGCACTCAGGGCGCCGAGGGTAACGCCTTCGTTGGGGCTGCTGGCGATGACCGGCAGCGGGATGGTTACTACCTTGACCGGGTCGCCGAAGTTTTCGTCGGTGAGCGGGTACGGGAGCCTCTGCCGTGGCACCATGCTGGTGCAGGCGGTGAGCGCCATACCAAGAAATATGAGAAATATAGGTGCGGTTATCCGAGACATGGGAACAATTCTGTATGCCGAGGTTTTCAACCAAGGGGACAGAATAACGGGTTTGCTGCCCATGTTCAATAGAAAAGAGCTCGCCGGTTCGGTCCGGGCGGGCGGCCTTACCCTGCTTCCTGTTGCTCCAGCCAGTAGAGCCAGGCAAGCAGTTCAGCGACGGCCCGATAGAGTTCCGGAGGGATGTCGTGATCGATGTCGACCTGCATCAGCTGAGAGACGAGGGCGGGTGACTGATGAACGTAGACCCCGGCCTCCTGCGCGCAGGCAATGATCGCCTCGGCGGTAACTCCGTGTCCCTTGGCAACAACCTGCGGCGCGTAATGTCCCTCCCGGTAAGAGAGGGCTACCGCCTTCCGTTCCCGCTCACTTTTCTGCATGACGCACGATGAGGCCGGACAGCCGCAGTCCGGCCGCCTCCATTCGCTCTTCCAGATTTCCTTTGGTCGCAGCCAGGGAGACGCTGGTTTGTTCTTCGTCGGCGGCTACGTTGACGGCCACTTCCCCGCCGGCGAGGCGGATGGCGGCACTGACTGCGCCGAGCCGGGGAAGGACCAGTCGCACTTCGGTTTCCCACGACCGTTCGCCGTGCTGGTGACCTCCTCCCTGCCGTTCATCGACTTTCCATTCCATGAACTGATCGGGCCAGACTTGGCCGAACCAGCTGAATTGGCCGGTATTGAGGACTGCCAGCTGCTCTTTGATGAGCGAGATGGTCTGGGGATCGATGCCGCCTTGGAGTGATTCGGGCAGGGCAGCATGGTACGGGGAGCTTTTGTCGAGCATTGGCACGTCGCCTGTTTTGATGGCTGTCGCGGCAGGTTCCGGCGTGCCGGCTGCCGGAGGAGGTCCGGCCGGCGCGCCTACCGGCGGCCGATGGCTTTCAGGATGTGGCTGCGGGGGCGCTGCGGATGGTTCGCCATGGAGGACGACGGTATTCGGCGCCTGGCGTGCCCCGGCGGAGTCAGTCGTTGTGGCCGGCTCACCGGTGGTCAATCTCTCTGGGAGGCCGGCCAGTCGCGTAATCTCCGGCTGGCTGTTCTCCAGTGGCGGGGAGGCGGGGGGAGTGGCAGCGCCGGTGGTGGTCGGGCGGGAAGGCTGTCCCGCCGGGCCGTCCTGTGCTGCCATTGCCGATCCGGGAGAGGTGGCCACCGTCCCGTTTGGTTCATCTGCTCCGGACGCGGAAAATGCCGGTGACGGGCCGGTGACTGTCCCGGTTTGAGCGCCGGCTGGAATCGGCCGGCCGGCAACGGATGCCGGCGTGGTCGTGCTGCCGGCATCCGTTGCCGGTGGCGCGGCGGAGTCCGGGCCGGTTCCCGGTCGGGCGCCGGACAGCGTCCCATTACCCCTGGTCGGCGTCTCCCCCGTTGTGGTTGCCGTTGGCTGCTCCGGTGAAGTGGTCCCTGGGGCGCGGGTGGCCGTAGTTTGTGGGACATTTTCTGTTGCCGGCCGGATTTGGCCGTCAGCCACGGGTGCGTCGGCCGCCGACTTGTTCCCCCGGGTGCGCAGGTAATCGGCAAGCCGCGAAAGTGCCCCTTGCGGCTCGCTGAGCAGCTCCGCCAGCGGGAAGTTCCCCTGCAGCCACTGGGCAAGGTGCGATTCGTAAAAAATGCCGCTTTTGCTGAGAACATTGCGCAGGCCGGCGGCGAGCACCTGGGGATCGTTGGGGGGCGTCGGACTGACCAGCGAGGGCCGGGGGAGGGAGGAGACGGTCGTGGCTGTCGGCCCATCCGCCGTGGCCAGCAGGTTGAGCCAGCGGCCGGTGTCGCTGATCTGCACCGGTACTCCCGAGTTGGCCTCCTGCGAAAAAGCAAAAATGAGCTGCGGCTCTTCGCTGACGTAGGTCAACTCCACCGTTTGGCCCGGCTGGAGGTTGACCGGCAGTTCCATGTTCAGAAGCTGATTGGCCAAGCGGATCAGGTAGCGGTTGTTCGGCAGGTTGGCCATGACCTCCCCCTGCACCATCTGGCCGGGGGTCAGATTGAGCGGGGTGAGGCTCTGCCAGTTGGACTCGGTCAGGGTGAACGATGAGTCCTTTAGCAGCGTCTGGGCGAGCTGGGCAATTTCGTTGGTGACGATCATGTAGTACTTTTCGGTCGCCCCGGGAAAAAATGAAGCCTTTCGCCCGGGGAAATGCCGCTACCCCCAGAGCATCAGCCCTTGGTCATAAACAGGGCCCAGCTCCGTATGGCAGGGCATGACCCGTACCATGAAGCCGTAGCGACCGCAGAAACGGCACTCGATTTCGCCGGCAAAGAGCTGGTTCCCCTCGGCAGATTGGCCGGCGTGCGCCAGCGGGAGGAGCTCGCCGCCAATGATGTTCCCCCGCGAATCGAGGACGCCGCAATAGAGTTCGACCGCCAGTTGTTCGGGGGCAATAGCGCCGAGGGTCAGCTCGGCTGTCACCGGAATCAGGGTGCCGAGCGGGACCTCGGCGGTAGCGACCGCCTCGACAGCCCCGATGCGGACCTGCGGCCAGAGCCGGTGCATCTCCCCCTTCCAGCGGGCCAGCTCGGTAGCAAGGGCCATCCGGTCGGCGGAAAGTTTTTCCCATTGGCTGAAAGACTCCAGATACATGCGGGTGGTGTATTCCTCGACCATCCGTTCGGAACTGAAAACAGGGCAGAGCGTTTGCAACGAGGCCTTGATGCAACCGAGCCAGCCCCGGGGGACATTGTCGGTGCCGCGATCATAGAAGAGCGGGATGACCTCCTTTTCCAGCAAATCGTAGATCGCCCGGCTCTCCACCTCGTTCTGGTAGTCGATATCGTCGTAAACCTCTCCGTTGCCGATGGCCCAGCCGTTGTTTCCCCGGTACCCCTCTGGCCACCAGCCGTCGAGTACGCTCATATTGAGCCCGCCGTTGAAGGCGACTTTCATGCCGCTGGTACCGCTCGCCTCGAAGGGGCGGCGGGGGGTGTTGAGCCAGACGTCGACCCCCTGGACAAGGTGCCGGGCCACGGCCATGTCGTAATCCTCGATGAAGACGATCCGGTTGTGGAAGCGTTTCTCGAGGGAGTGCTGAAAGATCTGCCTGATCAACTCCTTCCCCTCGACATCCTGGGGATGGGCCTTGCCGGCAAAGATGATCTGTACCGGCCGGTCGGCATCGTTGAGCAGCCGCGCCAGCCGGTCCAGGTCGCGGAACAGCAGGGTGCCCCGTTTATAGGTGGCGAAGCGGCGGGCGAAGCCGATGGTCAGGACTTCCGGATCGAGCACCTCGTCGGCGGTGGCGATCTCCTTGGCGGTGGCACCGACTTTGGTCAGATGCTCTTTGAGCCGGCGCCGGGCGAACAGCACCAGCCGTTCCCGGCACCGTTCGTGGGTGCGCCACAGTTCGGAATCGGGGATGTTGACGGCTCGGCGCCAGAGCGCCTGGTCGGTCGGATCTTCCCGCCACCGGTTTCCCAAGTAGCGGGTGAGCAGCGCGGCCATTTCGTTGGAGAGCCAGGTTTTGGTATGAACGCCGTTGGTGACGGAAGTGATCGGAATCTGCTCTTCGGGGAGCTCGGGCCAGAGGTTGCGCCACATCTTGCGCGATACTTCGCCATGCAGCTGACTGACGCCGTTGGCATGGGCGGCGAGCCGGAGTGCCAGCACCGCCATACAGAACGCTTCGTGGGGGTTTTTGGGATTCTGCCGGCCCAGTGCCAGAAACTCGTCCCGGGATAGGCCGAGAGCGCGGTAATACCTTCCCAGGTACTTTTCCAGCAGATCGGGGGAGAAATGATCGATGCCCGCATCGACGGGGGTGTGAGTGGTGAAGATGTTGCCGGCCCGGACCGCTTCCATCGCCTCGGTAAACCTGAGGTTGTACTCCTCCATCAGCAGCCGGGTTCGCTCAAGGGCCAGGAAGGCCGCATGCCCTTCGTTCATGTGGCAGATATTGGGGGCGATGCCGAGCAGTTTCAGCGCCCGGATACCGCCGATGCCGAGGAGAATTTCCTGGCGGATTCGCATGTCCTGGTCGCCGCTGTAAAGCTGGGCGGTGATTTCCCGGTCTTCGGGGGCGTTCTCCTCAAGGTTGCTATCCAACAGGTAGAGGGGCACGCGCCCGACCTGGAGCCGCCAGAGCTGGGCTGAAACTTTGCGTCCCGCCAAGTCGAGTTCGATGGTCAGCGGCTTGCCGTCGGTGGTCCGTTCAAGGTGCAGGGGGAGGTTGTAAAAATCGTTCTCCGGGTAGATTTCCTGCTGCCACCCTTCGATATTGAGGTACTGGCGGAAATATCCCTGCCGGTAGAGGAGGCCGACCCCGACCAGGGGAATCCCCAAGTCGCTGGCCGATTTGAGGTGGTCGCCGGCGAGGATGCCGAGCCCCCCCGAATAGGTGGGAACCGACTCGTGGAGGCCGAATTCCATGGAAAAGTAGGCGGTCAGCATCGGTTTCGAGCCGTTGTAGTGTCGACCGAACCAGGTCTTTTCTTCCAGGTATTCCCGGAAACGGTTCTCGACCCGCTTGAGGTGGGTCATGAACCCTTCGTCGGCGGCAAGTTTTTCCAGGAACGTCTGCTGGAGAATGCCGAGCATTTCCACCGGATTATGGCGGGTCTGCTGCCAGAGCTCGATGTCGAGCCGCTTGAACAGTTCTACCGCTTCCGGTTCCCAGGTCCACCAGAGGTTGTAGGCGAGCTGCTGCAGGATGGCCAACTCGCCGGTCAGCGACGGGACGACCGTGAAACGGTGAAGCTTCGTTCTGAAATCCATGGAGCCTCCTCGGGAAACGGTGCCCGTAGCATGCTGTTGTCATTGTCAGTCCGGTTTCTCGATGCCGAACTTTTCCAATCGATATTGCAGGGTCTTGTAGCTCATGCCGAGCAGCGGTGCTGCCTTGGCGATCACCCAGTCCGCCCGTTCCATTGCCTTGATGATCAGTTCTTTTTCGAGCTCTTCGAACTGGATGCCGCCGGCCGGGAATTCGAAGGGGATTTTGCCGCCGCCGGCTCCCCCCTCCCGCACCTCGCCGGGGAGGTCTTCAGGGTGGATGTACTCGCTCTCGGCCATCAATATCCCCCGTTCGATCACCGATTCCAGCTGCCGGACGTTGCCCGGCCAGGAATAGTCCATGATCAGCTTTAGGGCGCTGCGGGCGATCCCTTTCACGGGGAGACCGGTTTGGGAGCCGTACTTGCGAACGAAGAAGTCGGCCAGGGTGGCGATGTCGTTTCCCCTCTCCCGCAAGGGGGGGAGATTGATCCTGATGACGTTGAGCCGGTAGAAGAGGTCTTCGCGGAATCCTCCCCGACGGATTTCGCCTTCCAGGTCGCGATTAGTGGCGGAGATGATCCGCACGTCGATCGGGATGTTGACCTTTCCCCCGACCCGGCGGATTTCCTTCGACTGGATGGCGCGCAGCAGCTTGGCCTGCATGGCGACGCTCATTTCGCCAATCTCGTCGAGGAAGACCGTCCCATCGTTGGCCGCTTCGAAGATGCCGATCTCCCGGCTGTTCGCCCCGGTGAAGGCCCCTTTCTCATGGCCGAACAGTTCGCTTTCCATCAGGTTTTCGGGGATGGCGGCGCAGTTGATGGCAAAGAACGGCCGTTTCTTGCGGGGACTGCCATCGTGGATCGCCCGGGCCACCAGTTCCTTGCCGGTCCCCGATTCGCCGTAGATCAGGACGGTGGAGTTGGTTGGCGCAATCTTGGCGATGATCCGGTAGACTTCCTTCATTTTGGGATGTTCGCCGATGATGTCGGGGATGGCAGCGGTCTGCTCCAGCTTCTTATGCAGGGCCCGGTTTTCCCTGACCAGGGCAACCCGTTCGAAGCCGCGCCGGAGGGTGAGCAGCAGGTCGTCCCGCTCCAGGGGTTTTTCCAGATAGTCGAAGGCCCCCTTTTTCATCGCTTCGACGGCCGAGTCGACGGTGCCGTGGGCGGTCATCATGATCACGCACTGTAGCGGATCGACGTGCAGTGCCCGCTCCAGCAGTTCCATCCCGGACATCCCCTGCATTTTCAGGTCGGTCAGGATGATGTCGAACTGTTGGGATTCGAGGTGTGCCAGTGCTTCCTGGCCGCCGGGCGCGGTGTTGACCCGGTATCCTTCACCTTCCAGAATGGTCTGGAGGATTTCGCGTTGTCCTCGTTCGTCGTCAACCAGAAGTATGCTGCCTGCCATTGATGTTCCTCGCTCTGCCAAAGACGCCGGCGCCGGGCCGGTCTGCTGCCTCACTCCGCCGGACCAGCCGGCAGGGTGACGATGAAAGTGGTCCCCTGGTCGACAATGCTTTCAACCTGGATATCGCCCCCGTGCTCCCGGATAATCCGCTCGGTGATCGCCAGACCGAGGCCGATTCCCGCCTCCTTGGTGGTGAACCAGGGCTGGAAGATCTTTGCCAGATCGTCAGGTCGGATACCGCCTCCCTCGTCGGCGAAGGTCAGCCGAAACTGGCGCAATTCCCGGTCGAACCGGGCACCGAGGGTGACCGTCCCTCCTCCCGGCATGGCTTGGGCGGCGTTGGTGACAAAATTGAACAGACAGTTGCGGAGCATTTCGCCGTCGACGCGCATCGGTGGCAGGTCGTCGACCAGGTCGGTAACGATGGCGATTCGCTGTTCGGTCAGCTTTTCCTCAAGGATCGGCAGCGCCTTTTCGATCAACTCCGCGTAGGAGATATCGGCGAGGCGGAGTTTGAGCGGCCGGCCGTAATTCATGAAGTTGACCACCATGTAATTGGCCCGGCGCACTTCCTCCTTGATCTTGTCCGCCAGTGGGACGAAGCGGTCGGTGCTTTCGGGGCAAGCAGCCATGAACTCGCTCTTCAGGTGGTCGATGGCGAGGCTGATGTAATTGAGCGGATTCCTGATTTCATGGGCGATACCCGATGCCAGCTGGCCAACCTTGGAGAGGTGCTCCGCCTCGTAGAGCCGCTTTTCCAGCGATTCCCGTTCCCGTAGCTTGGCGACCATCTCGTTGAAATCTTTGGCCAGGCCGCCGATTTCATCACCGCCGGTGGCCGGGAAGGTCACCGACAGATCGCCGTCCGCCACCCGGCGGACCCCGGTGGCCAATCGATTGATCGGTGCCGTGTAGCGCCGGGCGAGGAAGATGGAGAGCGTAATCCCGAACAGGAAGACCAGCGAGGTGGCGATCACCCGGTGGATGAAGTTGTCGTGCTGGATGGTGCGAATATTGTCGAGCAGCAGGTTAATCTGGACGTAACCGAGCTGTTCGTCGCCGACGATTACCGGCACTACCAGGTCGTACGCCCGGACTGACGAGGGATGGTCGCCCTTGCCGACGGGAGATGCCTTGAGTCCTTTGCCCAGTTTGCGGATTTCCCGTTTTTTGCCGACCTTCGTCGGGTCGGACGAATCGATGATCTCCCCTTCATTGTTGATGATGTTGACTTCTTTGATCCCCCGGACTTTCGCTTCCTTTAGATAATCCCGGAGTTGCGACTGGTCGGCTTCGTATTCGGAAGTCAGGTCGGCAATGCTCATCTGGATCGCCTTCGAAACGAAGGTGGAACTTTCCTGGATTTCCTGGACCAGGTCGTTCTGGCTGTACTGGTTGAGGGCGAAGAGCGTCATGATGGCGATGACGAGCAGCGACAGCATGATCGTCACCAGCTTGGTGTTGAGGGTCATGGGGAACCTCGGGTGGGATTTGCCGCGAAATACCGCGAAATTATACACGAGCCCCGGGAGGCACACAAGGGGATTGCGCCGAGAGTGTTCCGGCAGAGGACTCTTCTCCTCGCCGGCGATCTCTGCTATCATATCAGACTCTCCGGGCTTCCCGGGAACATCTGCGTCTCCGGGCGCTGCCGTTGGCAAGAGGGAGGTCCTGTGCACGAAATGTCCATTACCCAGAGCGTGGTTGAAATCTGCGAGAAAAATGCGGCGGGCCGTCGGGTCCTTGGCGTCACCCTGGAAATCGGCGAGCTTTCCGGCGTGGTGGCTGAGGCGGTGGAATTCTGCTTCACGGCCTGCGCGGCCGACACCCTGCTGGAAGGGGCGCGGCTCGAGATCGAGCAGACGGCGGGACGCGGTGCCTGTCCGTCCTGCGGCGCCGAGTTTCCCCTGCACAGCTACTTCGATCCCTGTCCCGAGTGCGGCGGTTACGGCGTGCGGGTGATTGCCGGCGAAGAGCTCCGGGTCAAGGAACTGGAGGTCGAGTAAACCTGTTGGAACCAAACGGTTTTTTCTCCGGGAGACACGATGCCGGTCGTGCGGTAAAATCGTTTACAAAGAGCGGCAAATCATTTAAAGTGGAGCGCCCTCCAACGAACATTGCCCGGGAGATGACCATGGACCTCCTCAAGAATACCCCCCTCGTGGAAGAACATTGCCGACGCAACGCCCTGATGGCCCCCTTCGGCGGCTGGAACATGCCGATCCAGTACGAGGGGATCATCGCCGAACATCGCTGGTGCCGGGAAAAGGCGGCGCTGTTCGATATCTGCCACATGGGCGAATTCCTCTTTACGGGGGATATCGTTGCCGGAGGGCTGGAAGACGTCTTCACCTTTTCCGTCGCCTCCATCCCGGTCGGTCGTTCCCGTTACGGCTTTCTGCTCAACGAACAGGGCGGCATCATCGACGATCTGATCGTCTTCCGGCTGGCCGAAGACGAGGCGATGGTGGTGGTGAACGCCGCGACCATCGACAATGACTTCGCCGTCATCAACTCCCGGCTTACCGGCGGGACGTTCCGCAACATCTCCGCTGAAACCGGCAAGCTCGATCTCCAGGGCCCGCTGGCCCGCGAGGTTCTCACCACGCTGGTTCCGGGAATTGCCGGGCTCCCCTATTTCAAGTTCGTCAAAACCACGCTGCTCGGTGCCGAGGCCATGGTCAGCCGGACCGGCTATACCGGCGAGCTCGGTTACGAGGTCTTCCTTCCCGCCGGAAAGACCGTCGAGCTCTGGTCGCGGCTGCTGGCCGACGAGCGGGTGAAGCCCGCCGGACTCGGCGCCCGCGACGTCCTCCGCCTGGAGGTGGGATACAGTCTCTACGGCAGCGACATCGACGAGACGACCACGCCGCTGGAGGCGGGTCTGGCGGCCTTCGTCAATTTCGACAAGCCGTTCGTTGGCCGGGACGCGCTGCTGCGGCAGCAGACGGAGGGGATCCGGCGGGCCAAGGTCGCCTTCCAGGTCGGTTCCCGGCGTTCACCCCGGCACCATTACGAAATCTGTTTCGAAGGCCGCGCGGTCGGTACCGTGACGAGCGGGGTCTTTTCCCCGATGCTCGGCTGCGGCATCGGCATCGGCTTCGTCACCCCGGAGGTCGCCGTCGTCGGTGCGCCGCTCACCATCCGTCACGACCGGGTGAGCATGGACGCCACGGCGGTCGAGCTGCCGTTCTACCGGGGCGGCTCGTTGCGTGCCTGACAGTTTCCTGGTTTTTACAGTATTCCAAACCACGACATTCAATTTTCAGGAGGATCGCCATGGACATGTACTTCACCAAAGAGCACGAGTGGGTCAAGATCAAGGAGGGGACTGCGGCAGTCGGGATCACCGAGTACGCGGCACACCAGTTGGGTGACGTCACCTTCGTCGAACTTCCCCAGGCCGGCAAAACGGTAAAACAGTTCGATACCCTGGCCGGCATCGAATCGGTGAAGGCGGCAAGCGATATCTATGCGCCGGTGTCCGGCAAGGTGACCGAGGTGAACGAGGCGCTCAACGACCGGCCGGAGATCGTCAACGAAGCGCCGGAGGACGCCGGCTGGATCGCCTGGATCGAGATGGCGGATACGGCCGAGCTGGCGCAGCTGATGAACCGCGAGCAGTACGACGAGTACGTGCGGGGTCTGGAATGAGCAGAGCCGGCTATTGTCCCACGACGCCCGAAGAGGAGCGGCAGATGCTCGACGCTATCGGCGTGACGAGCATCGACGACCTCTTCCGGCCGATTGCCCCGGGCCTTCGGGCAAAATCTTTCGATCTTCCCGACGGGATGTCGGAATTCGAGATGCTGCGGACATTCCAGGAACTGGCCGCCAAGAACGCCCAGCACCTGGTTACCTTTGTCGGCGGCGGCTATTACGACCACCTGATCCCGACGGTGGTCGACCACCTGACGGGGCGGGCCGAGTTCTACACCGCCTATACTCCCTATCAGCCCGAATGTGCCCAGGGAACCCTGCAGGCGCTTTTTGAATACCAAACGGCAATTTGCCGGCTGACCGGCCTGGACGTCGCCAATGCTTCGCTTTACGACGGCGGCACGGCGCTGGCCGAGGCGGCGTTGATGGCCCTCCGGGTCACCGGCCGACGCCGGCTGGTCATCGACGGGGCGGTCAACCCGTTTCACCGGGAGATCGTCCGGACCTATCTGGCCAACCTGGATGTCGAGCTGCTGGAGATTCCTCCCAAACTCGGCCTAGAGGACGATGCCCGACTGCGGGCGGCCATCGACGGCTCCGTCGCCGCAGTCCTCGTCCAGAATCCGAATTTCTTCGGCAGCGTCAGCGACTTCCGCCGGCTGGCCGACGAAATCCACGCCGCCGGTGGGCTACTGGTCGTTTCGACCTATCCGGTATCGCTCGGGCTGGTTGCCACGCCCGGTGAGATGGGAGCGGACATCGCCGTCGGCGACGGTCAGAGTCTCGGCAATCCGCTCTCTTTCGGTGGTCCTTCCTTCGGCCTGATCGCCAGCCGCAAAGAGTTCATCCGCAATCTCCCCGGACGGATCATCGGCGAAACCGTCGACCGTCACGGCGAACGGGGCTTCGTCCTGACCCTGCAGGCCCGCGAACAGCACATCAAGCGCCACAAGGCAACCTCCAACATCTGCAGCAACCAGAGCCTCTGTGCCCTGCGCGGGCTGATTTTCCTGTCCAGCCTCGGCCGGCAGGGATTTGCGGAGCTCGC contains:
- a CDS encoding sigma-54-dependent transcriptional regulator yields the protein MAGSILLVDDERGQREILQTILEGEGYRVNTAPGGQEALAHLESQQFDIILTDLKMQGMSGMELLERALHVDPLQCVIMMTAHGTVDSAVEAMKKGAFDYLEKPLERDDLLLTLRRGFERVALVRENRALHKKLEQTAAIPDIIGEHPKMKEVYRIIAKIAPTNSTVLIYGESGTGKELVARAIHDGSPRKKRPFFAINCAAIPENLMESELFGHEKGAFTGANSREIGIFEAANDGTVFLDEIGEMSVAMQAKLLRAIQSKEIRRVGGKVNIPIDVRIISATNRDLEGEIRRGGFREDLFYRLNVIRINLPPLRERGNDIATLADFFVRKYGSQTGLPVKGIARSALKLIMDYSWPGNVRQLESVIERGILMAESEYIHPEDLPGEVREGGAGGGKIPFEFPAGGIQFEELEKELIIKAMERADWVIAKAAPLLGMSYKTLQYRLEKFGIEKPD
- a CDS encoding BamA/TamA family outer membrane protein gives rise to the protein MSRITAPIFLIFLGMALTACTSMVPRQRLPYPLTDENFGDPVKVVTIPLPVIASSPNEGVTLGALSAFLIHNAKDEVSTLIAPQINYNQNFGTTFTFYGAFFPSPDRNWETNLSKSTRVNEDYELRLRDKTFFDKKLETNAFIYDFSDGSARFFGFQSDSSKDDETNYADKEYGFTLSAGYEIWPHIQLVVGERFRKVRIRPGAVENLPYTADRFTVAEVPGIDGFTAHAQKIGLVYSTLDSRDMPTRGLYARASIEGSGKFLGSSAGYRHYEVETKGYFPLGKARYISVGRLAYNQTLGNDVPFLERSILGGETTLRGYGRNRFIDSSYLLCNLEERIRLFRWSVFNVNTDWELAPFIDLGAVMESLDKAKTNSFEFNPGLGFRAVVRPNIVGRVDIGIGKDGPAVFVGLGYPF
- a CDS encoding EscU/YscU/HrcU family type III secretion system export apparatus switch protein, which translates into the protein MQKSERERKAVALSYREGHYAPQVVAKGHGVTAEAIIACAQEAGVYVHQSPALVSQLMQVDIDHDIPPELYRAVAELLAWLYWLEQQEAG
- a CDS encoding glycosyltransferase family 1 protein, with protein sequence MDFRTKLHRFTVVPSLTGELAILQQLAYNLWWTWEPEAVELFKRLDIELWQQTRHNPVEMLGILQQTFLEKLAADEGFMTHLKRVENRFREYLEEKTWFGRHYNGSKPMLTAYFSMEFGLHESVPTYSGGLGILAGDHLKSASDLGIPLVGVGLLYRQGYFRQYLNIEGWQQEIYPENDFYNLPLHLERTTDGKPLTIELDLAGRKVSAQLWRLQVGRVPLYLLDSNLEENAPEDREITAQLYSGDQDMRIRQEILLGIGGIRALKLLGIAPNICHMNEGHAAFLALERTRLLMEEYNLRFTEAMEAVRAGNIFTTHTPVDAGIDHFSPDLLEKYLGRYYRALGLSRDEFLALGRQNPKNPHEAFCMAVLALRLAAHANGVSQLHGEVSRKMWRNLWPELPEEQIPITSVTNGVHTKTWLSNEMAALLTRYLGNRWREDPTDQALWRRAVNIPDSELWRTHERCRERLVLFARRRLKEHLTKVGATAKEIATADEVLDPEVLTIGFARRFATYKRGTLLFRDLDRLARLLNDADRPVQIIFAGKAHPQDVEGKELIRQIFQHSLEKRFHNRIVFIEDYDMAVARHLVQGVDVWLNTPRRPFEASGTSGMKVAFNGGLNMSVLDGWWPEGYRGNNGWAIGNGEVYDDIDYQNEVESRAIYDLLEKEVIPLFYDRGTDNVPRGWLGCIKASLQTLCPVFSSERMVEEYTTRMYLESFSQWEKLSADRMALATELARWKGEMHRLWPQVRIGAVEAVATAEVPLGTLIPVTAELTLGAIAPEQLAVELYCGVLDSRGNIIGGELLPLAHAGQSAEGNQLFAGEIECRFCGRYGFMVRVMPCHTELGPVYDQGLMLWG
- a CDS encoding flagellar hook-length control protein FliK: MIVTNEIAQLAQTLLKDSSFTLTESNWQSLTPLNLTPGQMVQGEVMANLPNNRYLIRLANQLLNMELPVNLQPGQTVELTYVSEEPQLIFAFSQEANSGVPVQISDTGRWLNLLATADGPTATTVSSLPRPSLVSPTPPNDPQVLAAGLRNVLSKSGIFYESHLAQWLQGNFPLAELLSEPQGALSRLADYLRTRGNKSAADAPVADGQIRPATENVPQTTATRAPGTTSPEQPTATTTGETPTRGNGTLSGARPGTGPDSAAPPATDAGSTTTPASVAGRPIPAGAQTGTVTGPSPAFSASGADEPNGTVATSPGSAMAAQDGPAGQPSRPTTTGAATPPASPPLENSQPEITRLAGLPERLTTGEPATTTDSAGARQAPNTVVLHGEPSAAPPQPHPESHRPPVGAPAGPPPAAGTPEPAATAIKTGDVPMLDKSSPYHAALPESLQGGIDPQTISLIKEQLAVLNTGQFSWFGQVWPDQFMEWKVDERQGGGHQHGERSWETEVRLVLPRLGAVSAAIRLAGGEVAVNVAADEEQTSVSLAATKGNLEERMEAAGLRLSGLIVRHAEK
- a CDS encoding TIGR01212 family radical SAM protein (This family includes YhcC from E. coli K-12, an uncharacterized radical SAM protein.), which codes for MSVVAEPRRYRSFSDELKRLFGCRVHRISVDAGFTCPNRDGTVGHGGCIYCGGKGSGSFGIRAGTAIADQLEAGKEVMVRKYKARKFIAYFQAYSNTYASVEQLRPCYDSALAVTDIVGLIVGTRPDCLPPPVLDLLAEYHQRTYFWLELGLQSPLDRTLDLLRRGHDFAAFERAVTECATRGLRLCAHVILGLPGESRAEMLETAAVLNRCGVQGVKIHLLHVMRDTALAEMYNAGRVILLDRDEYVGLVCDFLERLDPRIVVQRLTGDGHRDYLLAPLWSLQKFEVLNAIDGELVRRGTRQGSRWTGLGEEGGR